TTCCAGTTCCCGGGTCTTTCTCAGAGCTCAACCAGCAACCTGGGGGACTCCAGCAGTGACAGCGGGGGAGACATCTCCTGCACCAAGGGGGCAGACATGTGCCATCGCCCCCTTGTCTTCCTGTCGTCGGCCCCTCCCACACTCCCTAACGGTGCCCCCGCCTCGGTTCCTTATCCACAGCCACTCAGCCCCCAGGGCCGCCTTCATCACCACCagcaccaccatcatcatccaCACCACCCCATGCACGCcagccatcaccatcatcaccagTCACAAGTCAACCAGGTATGCATCGCAGTGGTCCAATCTCATCCTTGTGATAATGGGGAGATGAAAGTGCATAACAGGAAACCAGAGATGCGAGACTGTGCCACACACCTGTAGGCAGCCTTGTTCCCACTCAGCAATGTCTAGTCGTTGAACCCAAAGTTCATCTCATTAATCTCAACTTTGCTCCACTGGCAGAGATTTGTTGAAGACAGAGAGATTCTGTGGTAATGGACGCCAATATGTGAACCCTGAAAGTttcattaaaaagtaaacaaggaATAGATGTCCACATGGAAACTGAATTTGTCTGAATGTGGGTGAAAGGTTAACGTTGATAAAACTAACCCTTGTTTTCAACATGCTTGCCACGGCTTTATTTGGAAAGTACAAATGGGCTAAAGCGTTCACATTTTCCAACGTAGGCTAAATAGAAAAGAAGGATACCATTTCAGGTCCgtgaaagttttaaaaagtgtttatgATTCAGTGTCTTAAGGGCAACGATCAACCACACAGTGTTTGAAATGTCTAATCTCCTTGCTCATCATCTCCTCAAATCTGCCATGTCATGTTGGTTTCCTTCTTGGTATCTGCAGTCTTCTTTTAAAGGTGCCACATTTTTTATGGAAGTCATCACGTTGCAGTACCAGACATGGTCCCTGCATAGGGGTCTGGTGTACCCTCAAACACTGCTACAGGCAACAATTTGCACTTGAGATCAAAACCTGAACCTAGAaatcacacagaaacacacacacacactttaaatGTGACTCGTTAAAAGTCTGTAAATCTACAggatttccttttcttttttgcaatatgCTAATATGCAGGTATTAGCTGCTCAAGCTATTATTAGCAAAGCCAACTGATGACATGTTAAGGTGCTTTCAATTCAGCCAGTCACTGTAACATGTTCATAAGCAGGCCTTAGGCTTATGACTGATTTATTGAACATTAAACTAAGAGAGTTCCATTTGCAGATGCGAAACCAGTGGGAAATGCTAATTGTTCTCAATGACAATGCTAACTGCAAGTAACAATTAGCAATGCAAGAACACGCTCTCTGCAATTCAAACACTGTACAAGTGTTGAAAGAAGCCAGAGAGTACCACATATGAGACCAACTGAACCCACATAGCTGCTAACTGAAGGTTAGCTTagtgtttccaaaaaaaaacattttttatgaaacaCTATCATGTTAGATTGTTGGGTCTGGCAGATGAGCAATCTCCAACAATTTATGAATCAATAACCTGTGATTGTAACGTCATGGAATCCTTGTAACTGGACTCCTGAGTTAGAAAGCAGCAGGTTCTTCACCAACCCTGGCCTCCAattccaacatggctgcctcACATAGAAAACGTGGCAACAACTGCAgcaataaactgtttatttgcacTTCTGTGGATCTGTACCATCATTTTATCGGATACACACATGCCACCGTTTAATTTATAGCAGAGGAAATACATCCTCTGTGTTTCAACGCATAAAATGTGTAGAAATCTGTTGTGTTCAGAATGTATTAACAGTTAGCCCTGGCACTTAGAGGAAGCAATGTGCAATGTCCCACTGAGTCTTCCCCGTGATCATAAGTCACAGATCCAGGTTGCAAGTGACTACAAGTCGCAAGCAAACAGAAGCAAGAACCATAAACTGCCTTCAACAAGTACTTTCAACTAGGCAAGAACATGTTTTACCTCAGGTCTATCAAAGACTTTCAGAACATACTGGTACACACCGCTAAATCACTCCTGTGCTATTTTTAAGGAATGTATACATATAGAATAATATTAATCAGCTGTCTTTTACTGAATGGTTATTCTTTATCTGTTCACACAGTGGCCTCTGTGTTACTGCCCAAAGTGACAGAGCAGATTTATAAGTTATTAACTTCTGGTCGGTACTACACTAAAGCATGTTAGCATGAAGGCGTTCTGAAATGATCCTCACTGAATGTAGTTTCACAGGCatataaactttataatctgTGTTCTGGTCGATCAGGATGTCTGCGTGTATCTTTATATGGAGCACAGTGTGAGCTTACGATAATATCTGCTATTATTGCTGTACCTAATCCTGATAACTGTCACCCACACTTAGTCAGATTACATGACAGATTATGGACATGTGGTGCCGAAATGTGCATCCTGACAGACGTGCTCACCCCTccgccccacacacacacacactcacacacacacacacacacacacagtttgacACATCATAAGTAGGTAGCCCAAACATCACAGTAGCATATAAGTCTGAATGTTGACCAGACCTGCTTTACACTTCTTTACATGCACACTCCTCTCAGAATTCATCTTGTGTCCGGTTCACAGCGGGAACCAACATAAtattgtctctgtgtgtttttgtccatcTGCTCAGCCATGTGGGGTGAACGAGCGCTTCTCCGATGAGCAGCTGGTGAGCCTATCGGTGCGTGAGCTCAACCGGCACCTGCGTGGAGTGAGCAAGGACGAGGTGGTGCGCCTCAAGCAGAAACGCCGCACGCTCAAGAACCGCGGCTATGCCCAGTCCTGCCGCTACAAGCGCCTGCAGCACCGCCACGCTCTAGAGTCAGAGAAGCATTTGCTCACACAACAGGTAAACCCACACTTGCATCAAAACTGACAGACTTGAGGTTTCCTCTCTGATGGTGCAAGGTGCCTTGCAAGAATCTCTACACCTCTTCGACTTTTTCACGTTGTGTCACGTTACGAACACCAACTTCAGTCTGTTtggttgggattttatgtgatagaccaacacaaagtaaagctTAATtatgaagaggaaagaaaaaaacatttagcatgCCACTGTATTTATCCCCCTTAACTGTAATCCCCTTAAATAAAGTTCAGTGCAACCTAtagccttcagaagtcacctaatgtGCAACCAGACTCTGCCTGAGTATATTTTAGTGTCCGTATACATGCAGCTGCTCTTTCTTAGAAGACCAACTAACCCAGAAAGCAGGTCATGGAGAGAGTTGTGGAGATGTTTCAAGTATTTAATTCATTACCCAAAGGAGAGAGCATCAATCAGAGAATAACCTAGGAAGAACATGGTAACTCCGGAGGAGTCGCAAAGGTCCGCAGCTCAGGTGTGTTAATCTGTTGAAAGGGCAACTATTGGTCCTACATCCCTCAGATCCAGTCTTTATGCAAGCGTGgctagaaaaggaaaaaaaaatgtttttattgctgaaaGACAGCCAGAAGTAGTCTCTTTGGCAGTTTGCCACATAGGGACACAGCATACGGAGGAAGATGCTTTAATGAGAGAGTCCAACTGAACTTTTTGGTTTATATGCAAAAAGCGTGCACTGAACGTCTCCCTGAATGCAGCATCCCCACTGCGACATATGGTGGTGGTCATATCATTGGGTGAGAAGATACTCAAAGTAACAAATGAAAccggtcagagttgatggaaagatgggaGGATGGAGATAAACACAGGCTGTTCCTTGAAGATAAAGCAGTTGTAGGTCAAAAAAAACTTGACACTGGAGGCTcggttcttttttttcagccgGACAATGAGCCCAAACATACAGCCGGGGCTGCAGTGGGACGGTgtaaatcaaagcatattcatgtgttgcattgtcctagtcaaagtaaaGAGCTACGGTAAAATGAGAATcgtggcaagacttaaaaaataTCCTTGAGTTATTTTGGAATGAAGAGAGGACAAAAGGTTTGGCCTTTGGATAAGTATAGCTGGTTATGAAGCtataacaaagtttttatacatttgtaaaaaaaaaataccaaatttaattaaaagctTGAATCAGTTTTGCTTTACCTCACGATCATCTACTAAtttgtgttgttctgtcacTAAAAAAATCCCGCTAAAAGACATTGTAGTTTTGGGTTGTGACGTggcaaatgtgaaaaagtttaaggggtATAAACACTTTTGCAAAACCCTTTTTACAATCTCACACAAGCCGTAATGGTACAGGAATATTATATTAAAGAATTTGGGAACCCTGAAGAAACTGAGATTGTTAAAATGTCATTAAGCCTTTGGGTCTTTGCAGCCCCCATGCAGcaaaaaactaaagaaacaaTAATTATGTGTTCTTTCTTTGCCTAACCCTCCAGCTGGAACAGCTACAGTGTGAGCTGAGTCGGGTGCTGAGGGAGAGAGACGCCTACAAGGCTCGCTACGAGAAGCTCCTCAGCACAAACCCAGGAGCTGCCAGCGAGGCCCCGCAGACACGCACCAGCAACCCGCCATCCCCGCCCCCAGACTACTTCCTCTGAGTTTAGGCGTTTACGAGAGGAGCAATGACGTCAAGAGACAAGACCAGCCAGCATGGAGCAATAATTGATGAGTGATGgcagtcgggggggggggggggggggggggttagaacGCAAagatctgtgtgtgtgcgtggttGTGTTTATGTGCGAGAGGCATTTCAAAGAGAGGCAGTTTCAGGTAGCTCTTAGGCTTTACAACGTTGAAATACACTCTTTGAGTGACTTAAAGAGAATTAAGTGATGCTGTCTGACTACGTAGATAAAAAGggtcttgcaaaagttttcatatcccctgaacttttttttttttacgttttatcatattaaaatcagaaatgttggtgcattttattgggaattCTTTTtctagaccaacacaaaattgTGAGTCAATGCTCTGTAGGAACCATTTTTGTCTCTATCGGCTTGAACTGAAACTTTTCATTCTTTTTGCGAAACTGTTCAACTCAGGTAATGACGAACACTgagttttttaaaactttggccagattttttctttttttaaagaaaatgtatgtcTAGGCCGTTCTAACAACTAAACATGCATCGATCCAAACCTGTTTGCGTTGTGGCTCCAGCTTTTGCCCCGGTCTCAAGGCTTTTGCAGCCTCCGGCAGGTTGTCTTGCACAATTGCCCTGCgtttagctccatccgtctTCCCATCAGCCCTCACCAACCACTGGTCAAGATTTTTGGCAGGGATGCTACAATTTTTGGGGGGATCGTTTTTCCATCCACTTCGAAGGTTGTGAAAATCtgtaaaatgcattgaagtaAGTAGTtgttacaaaatgttttaaaaaagaagggGGCAttgatatttttgcaaggctctgAAGATAAACTATTCTGAGGATGCGCGACGAACTCATGAGAGCTCTTCTGCCTGTGACATCAGTGCAACAACGTACAAACAAGACTGTGAAAATGGATTTTAAGAAAAGCTTTATAGTCCCTCACACTGCTGAGCATGGTATCTATGCAACAATATAATATATCTGCTATGTATTTTCCATATGTCCAAATGAGCAATCAAGGCTCactgtagcatttttttttcttcttatttatttatttttttacaatataagCTGCTAAAGCTGCAGAGGTCTGAGTAGTGCAGTGATGATATGTGGAGTGGTATGGGATTGTATAACGTTTCCATGGCATGCAGTTGAATATTTGCCAGCTAATATTTCACAGTTGCCTACCAAAGTTTTTAAGCTCACCAAAACTtgttattctttgttttaagaaaaaaaaatgaataatcaTAGATTAAAGAATGTACAAGGACTCCTTTCACCGGACTCCGTGAATGATTGTGATATTGTGATTTAGTAAATGACTTTTCTTGCTAGGTGAACATAGCGGCTTTTAAGCCGGGAGCAGCGACAGAGTAGGCTTGCTGTTTGCTACCAACAATCGGTTTATCCTGCTAACGCAGAGGCGTAGGGTTTTGTAAATATTTCTAAGTGTGGGGGAATTAAAAAGAGACGAAATTTATTACAGAGGGAAAATCAAAATGGTTTTGATATGAATATCCGTGTGGTTGTTTCCATCTCTCCGACGAGAGGAAGGTGTTTTGGGGAAGACTTTCCAGATCACCATGTGACACCACAGAGCTGGTCACTGTGGACTCAGACACTGTGGGATACCAATGATTCATTAACAGCGCAGGgataaagacaataaaaacacagcttttttttttttttttttttttcttgagacATTTTCTTAGCTGTCCCGTGGAGTAATATTGCCAGGTTTCACGCATTAGaggctatttatttattgtgtgaGTGTaggttaaaggaaaaaaaaacaacaactgttcttttatttattcacttatttattcaatatttaatgtttatttatgtactTCTAATTATTTCACTGGTTTCATTCCATTAGTGTGTATTTTTACTTTCCTACAGttcattattttattctgttgtgATTAGAATAAACACgattaccagaaaaaaaaaaaagtgatggcCATCACCGCGGTTTCCCGCTCCCATTGTAGTGTGGTTTCATATGcttatgaaataaacaaagttgttaaaaaaaaaaacaacaacccggCATTGTGTCTGTGTATTATTGCTCGCCTTGCACAGAGGTTTTAACCTCATCTCCATGCCCGTATCTGTGTATCTCCCACGTTCTTTCTCCTgtaggccttttttttttttttttttttttttttttggcagccaCATGCCCggctccatccatccctctctTTATCTGTGTGCTTCTATAGTGAAGCGTTGACCCTGGGTGTGTGCTGTTTGGGATGACCTCATCTTCGGCTCTGCCTCcccctctctgtgtgtgtgtctctcgtTCTCTCTCTGGCCTGTATAATAGGAGCAGGATTAGGGCTATAATAGCGCTCGGGCTGTTCACTGCCGGATCCCATTGTTGCTTTGTGAGGGAGGGGgttgtggggaggggggggggggggggggggtcgcgCGACTGCTCTTGGTCCGACAGACATTCTGAcacaaaatgcattaaaaacacacacgtTATGAGTGCGCTTTCTTTAACTATACTGATACAGGTGTGTAAAAACACAGGTTTAAAGGTATTCAGCACGATGCAGCAGCGGTAGACAGGATTTTGGAGGCGGTGAGGAAGCGGGTTGAGCCGGCCCAAGGCAGAAGCGCTATATGCAGGTACTGAAGGCCCCCGACTGGCGTGGAGGCGTCAAGAGCGGTTGAGATTCAGTAGGACAGGTTCAAAATGTGCAGGTTTCGAAACACGACATCAGGTCTTCAACTTTATAGAGCAAACCGCGTAAAACATTTCGAGATTGCTGTATGTGGCGATTCTTGCCCGAATGTCGTCCTTCTTTGCCCCAGAATGGGACAAGAAATCTACATgtacctggatttccttttctAGTTGTTTTTGAGAAAAGGTTCTTCCTAACAGGTACCACAAATCTACAGTGCGCTTTAAAGAATCTGTGATAATTTTAAGTTGATTCGGTCCAGTTCTGCCTGTCTATGTATTGCATTTTTCACAGAGGTTTCAATTTAAGGTTAACCTTGAATTGACACAGGCATGGAAAATTGTTACTTTGATTAAGTGTGGgggtttttgttagtttttcatAAGGTCCATAAAGATTTCATGAATCTTAAACTGTATcttatgtaatttattttcagtttttcattattattaaaccttAGTTATTTATTGGTAGTCTCACTGAGACACAAATTCTCATTTGAAAGAGAGACCAGTTTGCAATGatcaataattttaaaatttgatcATTCTGCATATTTCTTTTTGAATGTATATGCTGCCCATAACATCATGATGCCCTGAGCATAGAGCCACATCATCTATATCTATAcagattttattagttttttttaagacagtAGACGTTCATTATGCTTATTACCCAGCTCAGATTACCCACACACTCCCGAAACATTGAAcctgttcataaaaaaaaatgctgagttatctgcagcagttttttttaatcaaaatattattttaaggaATTCCTcactttttcaccttttaatcTCAAAATAAGCTCGGGTAAACACAATGCAACAACGATCAAGCAGGGTCactataaaataaacagaaatggtGATGTTGTGGCTGGTGGACAATGACTTCATTGGAAGCAGGCCCCCAAATCAGGTTCTCAGTCTGGCCTAGTAGAACCATAGCTTGGCTCTGTGAGCTGGATTGACAAAATTCTGTTTTACTAAAGGAATATTCTAATAAATTGGTGAATTTCACATATCCTCCAAGGATATGCTCTCACACACAGTTACCAGTCAGTAGGAGAAAATGCTTGTCGACTACTGCCCTCCAGGGGCCACGTTCTGCATTGCCTCTGTCTTCAGTTTAAgtggtcaatgtgagcttcgtGACACTGACGATTTCTCCACACTCCTGGTTTTTGTCAAGCTACAACAACAccgctgtctgtctgtctgtctgtttgtttgttgttgttgctttctttttttattattatcatttaacTACATGcatatgtggcagaaaaagctCTTTTGTTGGCCAGTTTCATCTTTCCTCCTCAGCAGGAAATCTGGATCCGGAAAGCATTTAGTAGGTGTGAGTCACACAGCAGTCAGCCCGGAGTGATGAATTACGGTGCTGCCTGCAGAGCTGGACCTGGGCCCCATAACCTGAGAAaacagtgagagagagagagagagagagagagagagagagagagagagagagagagagagagagagagagagagagagagagagagagatcactTTGTAGTTGCCGACAGACACCTGAGAGGTGAGGAATCAGAGCGCTTCCAGCGGGACTGGAGCTCATTAAATGACTGGGGAGGGGGTTAGGAGGGTTGATCCTGGTGTTTCTCTGTGTCTTCTGGACTCCTCACTCCCGATCGCTTTATTTCAGCTTGCAGATGCCGACAGATGTGCCCGAAGACAGGCTCAGCATCGAGGAGAATGCCTCCAAGGTAGGAGCTCATGGGGACACCGAGAGCCCCAACAGCCCCGCTGGCTTGATTCAAAGAGATCATTAGAAATGCTGTTGTGGGCTCCGACTATTCCCACTCGTGCAGACTGTGTGTATCTACACGTTTTTATATAGGTGTGGGTTAAATGTGGGTGGGTGTctctaagttttttttaacttatgcCTTTTAGTGCCTAGTCTGAatgattcaaataaaatattttgcgAACTTAAAGAGTTATTTCAGGTCAAAATTGTattactttatatatatatatatatatatatatatatatatatatatatatatatatattaatgctGTATTCTTTGTTAGTATCGTTATACTCTTTAGTATTAAGGACTGATTTCCTCTGAAAAGCAGCTGAAGGATTTGCCGCCAAATAGCAGAGGGCAACTGGCAGGCTACGTTAGAATGTTTGTACACCTTTTAGctatttctggaaaaaaaaagagataaaataaaaaacatttgcattccAAAGCTATTTATCCCTGTAATGTATATAAGTTCCAACAAACACTGAcccgtttttattttaaaaaggatgTGAGTGGCaagttgcattgtttttttttcaccagatgGCAGAGGGTTAGCGACTAGCTGGCTAGTACGTACATACATTAGCATTATTTATaccatggtctgggtgaatactcgattctgattggctgcagggtgtccgtTAAAAAGCGATATCGGACACCTTTATAAAAGTTCGGGTCAAACAGCCTGATTGTTCTTATTTATTGCGCCGGCTCAAACGTTAGCTGGTAACATCTAGACTGTATACGCTGGTTACCATGGCACAACGACAGATATTAAATAGTTCTCTCAGCTGCTACTTGTAGAAAACTTAAGAttttaacagtgaaaaataaacattatagtattaataattgttttaatatttatttattttgtaagtgGCAATGGTATAAGTGGAATAATGCCTTTCAAGGTGTCCATTATTGGAAATTAATGGACTTTGTGGAAGCAACTGTCTTCTGCTTTACGTTGGATGGCTGACGCCTCCGCgtcgtccattaatttctgataatggacacctcatCCGGCATTATCCCTTActtataccatggtctgggtgaatactcgattctgattggctgctgggtGTCCGTTAAAAAGTGTTACAGGACACATATAAAAGAAGCTCCAGTTTAATAGCctgattgtttttaattattgctcTGGCTCAGACGACATCACAGTTTTTCAATTGAAATTATACTTTCTAGGTTCTGTGGCCATAgctggttaccttggcaacGTGTCACAACTAGAGATATTAAACAGTTCTCCCAGccgcttcttgtgaaaaacgtacacttttaattttgaaaaaccgttagagtattaataattgattCAATATTGCTTTCTTTGAACCATGGCATAAGCAGTATAATGCCCTTCGAGGTGTCctttatcagaaatgaatggactCCGTGGAAACAATCGTCTTCTGCTTTGCGTTGGATGGTTCACGCTTCTGCgtcgtccattaatttctgataacgGACACCTCGTCGGGTATTGTCCCTTACATATTTTACTAttttaggaaaaacaaaagtttaaaaaactgttgcgttccaaaacatttatttttgcagtcTATGTGTGttatatctttaaaatcatatatatgttttatcCTGAAAGGGATAATATTTCCACAGTTGTCTTCATCTCAATTTTTTCAGTATACCTGAGAGCTAATCAACCGGCATGTTAGCAACATTTTCCAAATAGTCATATGTCAAAGCAAATTAGTTTCTCTGAAAGAGCATTAAACAGCTTTTAAATTATAACAAAGTTATGTGTATAGGCTGAAAATAAGGTCAGCTCCAATTTAATTCATTGCAATTTGCATGTAGACTATAGTGAAAATCCCCAAAGAGCGTCTTCTCAAGGCACTATACATGACAAACTGATCCAATTTGTTTACAGAACTGTTCAGTCAGTTCTGCCACACTGACAGATTCAAAgtcaaaacatttaataaaatgcaaCGGATTGCCagtcataaaacaatacaaGTAAGTTTATTTTCCGATACCTATTGGTAAAACCTTTTCTGGAAAATCAACtgattgcatcgagtcactgACTTTCCAGTCATCCCTCCTCCTGAACcagcttgtaaaaataaaagtggagTTAACGGCACCAGTAGATCCCTGAGGGGCTTCTCTTtaaagagaaacacagctaaacagagAAGCTCTGAGTCAGTAGTAAAATCTATACGATGAAAGCAGTATTTATAGTAGTTTCAAGCAATTCAGCTCCCTTTGATTGTGGCAAATTCTGGGATAATTAGCGTCTCTCAATTTACActgaacatggaaaaaaaactatgagcCAATATTCTAAAAATAACTTAACACATACTTCCACGAAAGGTTTAACAAATGATCTTTTCTTAGGGTCCTGCCTTTGTTAGAATACATACCTGTTCATCAATCTGTAATTGTCCTTTTATTCTGCCAGAATGTTGCCTCCTGCAGAGCAGAATATATTTTGAACAACAGAGAATATtctgctgtaaaacaaaaagacattcACCTTTCATTCCTTTTCAAATACTGACATAAAGATGTAATGTCCTATTTTTGATCAAAACTGGAGCTTGCATGAGCTGATTGAGCAAATCCTGATGTCATATTAATAGTTTTTCAGTGTAAGGGATCTTGGAAACATTTACTAATACACCTGCCACTGCCACACTAGCTCATGTCAATGGTGTTGGAAGAAACAACGCTTTAGAAAAATCATGCTTTTGCGTCACCTCCCTATACTTTCAATACTGTAACATATAGATTATAGTTAAGCATATTTTGAAAATGCTGGAAAATTCTGCCACTTGAGCGCCGCAAACCTCCGTTTCCATGTAAATCACACGTGCTGCTGCGAAACACATGCTACGGTGACACAAACATTGCGACAATAGCCCAGTAATAATGTCTCTTTAATCATTACCCCTTAAATGGGGGCGCATTTGCTACGGAAATACATCTACGGGTTAAGCAGCCGAGTCCATTTGGAAAACGGGCCAAATCCTCTCCAAGCGATGTCAAACAGCTTTTGGTGGAAGtagtgtgatggtgtggggtggcatttcCTTCCCTGGAAAAAATGATGTCAGTGTTCGCCACCACAGAGTGGAGACTACTTCCAGGATTTGGGAATGGAGAGGACGGAACGACCCGCTTGCAGACCCGACATCAACCCTGCTGAGTACTTGACGGAACAGCTTGGTCCGTGCCGGTGGCCAGCACAAACACACCGGCTGActtgcagtgttgtagtcaagtcactatgcctcgagtccgagtccaggttcgagtctccagtgttcaagtccgagtcaagtccaagtcattaaaaaaaatctgagttgagtccgagtcaagtccactactcatccgagtcaagtttgagtcgagtcactattgatcaagtcgagtccaagttccgcactaaagtaagcatagcctacatgtttttaaactaaaaaaaattccacactccaccacattgcactaatagatattaaaatcatacaccaaataatattctaatgacatattaaaattatagcctaatgatataaaaaaagttgagtctttttctcaatttctgagtcagaatgatctCAATGtgggagtccgagtccaagtttgaatcatcagtgctcaagtccaagtcaagtcacgagtctctaaatttagctaatgactcggactcgagtttgagtctcggactcgagtactacaacactgctgacTTGCAACAAACGCTAGTTAAAGGATGAGATGATCCCACAGCAGTGTGTGACCAAGCTGGTGACCAGCACGAGGAGCAGGGGTCGCGTCTGAAGCTGCTGTTTGTTAAATGAAAAGAGTTGTTAAACTGATGCTTCGATTATCCGGTCCAGTAAGCAAAACCCAACGAGAGTCAACGGCACAAAGGATGTGACAAGTTTTCAGTGGGACAGTCCGCATAACTCAACTATCCTGCTCAAACCACGATTGCGTTTTCCTTACAACTGGGGcaccatttaaacaaaaatgaacagaatATTTACCGGTAATAATTGttacaacaaataaatatttccacCGAACACACGTTTTCTTACTTTTCTTTGCTAAGTTTGTTTTGGTTGGGCTTTGCTCTTGTGACAAATAAATGAGGCGTCTGTTCTG
The Fundulus heteroclitus isolate FHET01 chromosome 9, MU-UCD_Fhet_4.1, whole genome shotgun sequence genome window above contains:
- the nrl gene encoding neural retina-specific leucine zipper protein, giving the protein MSSPSLPMPSLPPSPLAMEYLNDFDLLKFEVKSDTPPLPPPCPYPKSGLPHDPSSSPFTSNPPHDSSLSSSPYNSLPPSPTLSDAHPPPSGSSSVSSSSSSISFPLSLSNSFTSGISSGSQGNMEGSPAHGGPQGPTPASLEDLIWLAALQQQFGGEVTGPTTLLGALGGVPERGERERGPVNGFLGCEDAVEALLNSAAAAVSSQFPGLSQSSTSNLGDSSSDSGGDISCTKGADMCHRPLVFLSSAPPTLPNGAPASVPYPQPLSPQGRLHHHQHHHHHPHHPMHASHHHHHQSQVNQPCGVNERFSDEQLVSLSVRELNRHLRGVSKDEVVRLKQKRRTLKNRGYAQSCRYKRLQHRHALESEKHLLTQQLEQLQCELSRVLRERDAYKARYEKLLSTNPGAASEAPQTRTSNPPSPPPDYFL